In the genome of Paraburkholderia caribensis, the window ATGACCGAGGCCCGGCACAGTGTTGCGCAGACGTTCGGCCGCGATGCGCCTGAAACGATTCTAGGCCATGAAAACGCGTCGCACGACCTGCATGTAGTTCACACGTTTTATGGCGCGTCTCGCCCGGTAGTGCGGCTGATGTATGCTGCTGGTTTTTCGGGCAGATCGACAGCAAGAGGGGACATATGCGGCGCGTCGTATTCAATCAGAAGGGTGGTGTCGGCAAATCGACGATCGTATGCAACCTGGCGGCGATCAGCGCGCGTGAAGGGCTGCGCACGCTCGTCATCGATCTGGATGCGCAAGGCAATTCGACCCAGTATCTGCTCGGCTCGCGGGCGAGCCAAGTCAATCCTACCGTGGCCGGTTTCTTCGAAACGGCGCTGACGTTCAGCTTCAAGCCCGTCGACGTGACGTCGTTCATTCATCCGACGCCATTCGACAATCTGGACATCATGCCCGCGCACGCGGATCTCGACACGCTGCACGGCAAGCTCGAATCGCGCTACAAGATCTACAAGCTGCGCGACGCACTCAACGAGCTCGACATGTACGACGCGGTTTACATCGACACGCCGCCCGCACTGAATTTCTACACGCGCTCCGCACTGATTGCTGTCGAGCGCTGTCTGATTCCGTTCGACTGCGACGACTTCTCGCGCCGCGCGCTCTATACGCTGCTCGATAACGTGAAGGAAATCCAGCAGGACCACAACGATGCACTGCACGTCGAAGGCATCGTGATCAACCAGTTTCAGCCGCGCGCGAGCCTGCCGCAGCAACTGGTCGCCGAACTGGTGGCCGAAGGCTTGCCCGTGCTCGATGCGAGGCTGTCGTCGTCCGTCAAGATCAAGGAATCGCACCAGCATGCGAAGCCCGTGATCCACCTCGACCCGCGTCACAAGCTCTCGCTGGAGTATCTGGCGCTGCATCGCGAACTGGCGGGTTAGCAGGGCCAATCCTTACCAGATTCCAGAGACAACTCACCAGACTCGCCCTACCGATTAGCACGGTCGTACGCATAGAATCGCCTCCAGACCAACACAACAAAGGAGGAGATCGATGAGGCCATATCGGGCTATCACCCTTGCGGCCGCCTTGCTGACGGGCTCGGCCGCGCATGCGCAGAGCGCGGGAAGTTTCGTGGCGAATGTCGGCTGGTTCCATCTCGCGCCGCAATCGTCGAGCCAACCGTTCAGCATCAGTGCGCTCGGCTCGACGACGACCGCGAGCGGGTCGGGCGCCAGTGTCGACGGCGCCGATACCGTGGGGCTGACTGCGACGTATTTCATCACCGACCATATCGCAGCAGAAGGCGTGTTCGGCGTGCCGCCGAAATTCACGCTGTCGGGCACGGGCACGCTCGCGGGACTCGGCGAACTGGGCAAGGCGTATGAGTGGAGCCCGACGCTATTGCTGAAGTACTATTTCAACGATGCGCAAAGCCATTTCCGTCCTTATCTCGGTGCGGGCGTGGCCTATGTCTGGTATAGCGGCGTGAAGCTCGGTTCGGCGATGTCGAGCGGCGCATTTCTTTACTCGTCGACGTATGGCACCGCGCTCGAAGGGCAGACATCGGCGAAGTTGAGCAGTTCGTTTGCGCCTGTCATCAACGCGGGCTTCACGTATAACTTCAACAAGCACTGGTCAGCGGGCGT includes:
- a CDS encoding OmpW/AlkL family protein: MRPYRAITLAAALLTGSAAHAQSAGSFVANVGWFHLAPQSSSQPFSISALGSTTTASGSGASVDGADTVGLTATYFITDHIAAEGVFGVPPKFTLSGTGTLAGLGELGKAYEWSPTLLLKYYFNDAQSHFRPYLGAGVAYVWYSGVKLGSAMSSGAFLYSSTYGTALEGQTSAKLSSSFAPVINAGFTYNFNKHWSAGVSLSYMWLSTRATLTTHSSVGTVTSTSKLHVDPIVSFVSVGYRF
- a CDS encoding ParA family protein: MRRVVFNQKGGVGKSTIVCNLAAISAREGLRTLVIDLDAQGNSTQYLLGSRASQVNPTVAGFFETALTFSFKPVDVTSFIHPTPFDNLDIMPAHADLDTLHGKLESRYKIYKLRDALNELDMYDAVYIDTPPALNFYTRSALIAVERCLIPFDCDDFSRRALYTLLDNVKEIQQDHNDALHVEGIVINQFQPRASLPQQLVAELVAEGLPVLDARLSSSVKIKESHQHAKPVIHLDPRHKLSLEYLALHRELAG